TGTTGATGCTTCCAATGAGTCGGTTTCGaaactatataaatatagtacAGTAAGCTTAAAAACAGTCAGTCGAGATTTCCTCTTAGCAAATTTGGGTGCAGAGTTCCAAAATGCATAAGTCTgtgaaattattaaatgtattaatttttaCATTAATTGTATACGAGTCGAACGCGAAATTACTTAGCTGCAGTTACCACGACACGGTGGATATTTCGTATTTAAAAGGTGTAGATGACTATTTCGACCAAGTTCCTGTCAATGGGACAGTGGAACATTTATGTAGGGAGACCACAAACGCATGTGTGTGTAAAGGGTTGAACTGCGTCGGAGTTTGTTGTTCCAGAACGGAATTTATTCCCATTGGCGAGTGCATATATAATCAAGTAGAGTCACCTAACAGAAAGAAAGACATCCTAAGTAAATCCGAAACTTTAAGAGAGTACCCCAGCTGCCATGGACATACATTGCTTGAGGTTTGTATTTGATTTGCCGTATTTTATCGCTATAACATTTTACCTATTATTTTAGAATGAAACCAtcgcaataaaaatataccaaTTGACCGAATCGGGATATATCATCGACATCTATAAGTATACGACAATCTGTTGCAAAATGAGGCCAGCGGTGCTCGTACGTAAGTAAATAAATTGGTTATTAATGCTCGTATTAGTTTGATCACTCTTTATACACGATAATTAATCAtacaccccacaccccacacccccACACCGCACCAGGCATCAaaaaccccgcaccacgcaccacacaccccgcaccacacaccccacaccccaccaccacacaccacacttATAATTcctcctttgcacttccacaCCCCACACCACGGACCgcgcaccccggaccccgcaccacgcaccctacaccccggaccccgcacaccacACCCctgaccccgcaccccgcaccgCGCACCgcgcaccccggaccccgcaccacgcaccacgcaccctacaccccggaccccgcaccccacaccacacaccccggaccccggaccccggaccacgcaccccggaccccggaccccggaccacggaccccgcaccccggaccccgcaccacgcaccacgcaccctacaccccggaccccgcaccccacaccacacaccccggaccacggaccccgcaccccggaccacggaccacggaccccgcaccccggaccccgcaccccggaccccgcaccccggacccgcaccccggacccgcaccccgcaccccggaccccgcacccagcactccgcaccccgcaccctgcaccccggaccccgcaccccggaccccgcaccccggaccgtggaccccgcaccccggaccccggaccccggaccccggaccccgcaccccgcactccggaccccgcaccccggaccccgcacgacggaccccgcaccccggaccgtggaccccgcaccctgcaccccggaccccgcaccccggaccccgcaccccggaccccgcaccccgcaccccgcaccccggaccccgcaccccggaccccgcaccccggaccccgcaccccggaccccggaccccgcaccccgcaccacggaccccggaccccgcaccccgcaccccggaccccgcaccccggaccccgcaccccgcacctcagatcccgcaccccggaccccgcaccccgcaccccggaccccggaccccggaccccgcaccccgcaccccgcaccccgcaccccgcaccccgcaccccgcacgacggaccccggaccccgcaccccggaccccgcaccctgcaccccggaccccgcaccccgcaccctgcaccccggaccccgcaccccgcacgacggaccccggaccccggaccccgcaccccggaccccgcaccccgcacgacggaccccgcaccccgcaccccgcacgacggaccccgcacaccggacccagcaccccggaccacgcaccccggacccagAACCCtggaccacgcaccccggaccccgcaccccgcacgaCGGtccccgcaccccggaccccggaccccgcaccccggaccccgcaccccgcaccccgcaccctggaccacgcaccccggaccccgcacaccgcacccctgaccccgcaccccgcacaccgcaccccgcaccccgcacacccgcacacccgcacacccgcacacccgcacacccgcacacccgcacacccgcacacccgcacacccgcacacccgcaccccacaccccgcactccggaccccgcaccccgcaaTGCCTTAACAtcacaattatttaaattcaacatagaaataataatagcacaatctatgtacctaataatgcataataattttcaaatatgattttatattagaatagttttcattagagtattcagcgtgcgacgtgtgaaaaatataagacgtcaataattcttcggtgcttatgtccgcacttcgtgcatcaatgaaatcaattttgcaataatgagtttccatattttttattttatattttataatttataattaatattttattatttattattaatattattttataattaatattttagtttatgaattatttttatgaaatattttaaatgtaatttcttttttttttgacaattctttgttttaaattacagtagttttaataatttactttatatacattttaattatttactatagttatttagtcaaattactagtataaaaattaccaattttcagtatttaaaatgcaaataagattcacttaaattattttattatttattttatttatttatttatttattataatgtctttgcaCAGACTATAGCGTtcaccctttttttttttagttggtGTGATATCAGTTATATGCTATGTACTAACGATCGCCGCCTATCTGTACCTTAAACAACTTCGAAATATAGTCGGAAAGTGCTTTTCAAGTTGCTTTGTCTGCATGTGTATGAAATGCATATTCTGGTTGCTGGACGATCAGTGTTTGTTGAACAGAAATAACGCTGTTAAAggtaagttattaaaaatgtcTTATTACATAGTAATATGTAATTGGTTTGCTGGACCTTGTTTACCATACTTAGCCAAGTAAAATagttgtattttaatttacagGTTACCTAGCCTACTTCTTCTGGATAGCTTCGTTTCTTTGGTTCCTTGTCCTAAATCATGTTATTTGGAAACATTTTATTGTAAAAGATCGAAACCCTCCCCAATCTAGGATTCGGTTCAagaatttttgtttctttgtcTGGCTCACTGCGGCCATTTGCACCGTACTGATTTATTTCGTAAACTATTTCTGGGAGAACAACGCAAAATAcatgttttcatatttcattcaatttgatGCTGCGGACAGCTCTTACACAATTGCCTTCTACTATATAGGGATGATGATTGTAAGTCTTATCAACATGGTCTGTAGTATCCTGGTGTTAAGAAATGTTAAAGAAGTGCTTAAAGTTGAACTAAAGGAGAGGAACATATCAAGGTAGGGCATTATTAATATCACAATTtagcatatatatattttatttcgatcacagatatttattttggctGCGATTACCTACGAAATTGGGAGTTTTTTGGAGTCTGGATTTGATTCTCTGTGTAATGCAGACCTATAGAGTTTTTCCACACTTCCTGTGGGTAGCCGATTATTTTCATGCTGCCATTggaatacaaatttttttgctatttgttGTTAGGAGAAAAATCCTTGAATGGCTTAGAAAAGAGTAAGTCCAGAGATTGGGTAATATTTgaaataacttgatatttctttttatagaGACCCAGTGGAAGTAAGGCCGCTGACTGTGGACACTTTCGGAGGTGAAACATCTTTctaaacaaatgaaaatgatgaATCTATTTTTAAcatacatttatacatttaaaattggAATGATGAATCCAATAAATATccaacataaataaatattttaagttcGTACCTATTCAGCCCAAAGGAAATGAGACATGTAACCGAGTAACCGAGTATCCATGATAATCAAGACCGCCACTTCAGATCCGTTCCACTTTATGAACTCAAGTGGCAGACCGCGATAAGTTCATAGTGTCCCGAGTCGAGTGTTCCCCGCCCAATTAGAAGAAGAGTATGTCAATGGCGCAGCTTGAGCGATATGGCCACCCAACCCGATGGAACACCCGTCGATTTTACCATGCATGGCAATGCCAAGAACGGGAATAGAATACCCAATTAGTGAGCAGACTACGCGATTAGGAAATATCAATGGCATTTATTGTACGCGCCTAGTACTTTTCGGCCACCTTCTGGGCCATGGCCTTGATGCCCACCCAGGTCTCGGAAACGAAGCCCTCGATCTGGCTGGTGCTGGGATTGAAGCCAGTACCGCCAGCCGGCAGTTCCATGGTGATGGATACCGGGAAGTTGGCCACTCCGAAGGCATAGTCGTCACTGCCGCCGGCAGCAGCGTACAGTACATTGGTGGAACTGCCCACGGTGTACTTCGTTCCGGTGGCACTGTTGATGGCATCCGCTCCAGCCTGGGCCACCTCATCGTTGTCGCGCCAGCTGCTGGGCAGAGCACTGCAATAGGATTTGAATGCATTAGCACTGAATATCTAGAAACGAGTAATTGGTAAAGATACTTACGAGGTCCAACCCCAAGGATACAGCAGGTAGTTGCCGTAGGAGTGGAGGGTCAGGTAGAACTTGCCGCGTCCGGTCAGACTGAGCAGGAGATCGCGGATCAGCTGGGTCTCCGGCTCGGAGAAGGCCGTCTCACCCTTGAAGGTATCAGAGCAGGAGTAGCTGGAGGCGCCCACCTCTCCCCAGTGGAAATCGAAGTTGCGATTGGCATCGGTTCCATAGCAGGCACTGCTGATTGGCTTCCTCGTCTTGCGCCACATGCGGGTGGTGGTGTGAGAGTATTCATAGCCATCGGGATTCACCACCGGCAGGATGACCCAATCGAAGTTCTTTAGCAGATCCGAGTTCACGGCAAAGTTCTCCGCCAGCTGATGGATCACATACAGAGCGCCAGCATGGGCGATCCATTCGCGAGCGTGAATGCCAGCATCCAGGAAGATAACATTCTTGCCGGTCTTGCCATCGCCATTGGTGATAGTTATGGTCTTGATGTCACGGTTCTCATACGACTTGCCGGCCACCTGAACGGAGACACGGCTGGGATAGGCGGCGGCCAGTTCATCCAAGTAGGCATTGATCTCGGCATGGCGATGGAACGCCTTGAAGCTAACGCTGCGTCCAGCGGAACGCAGGTTCATCAGCCTCTGGCTCTGgttctcctcctgctccttgcGCAGCGACTCACCGAAATTCTCATTGATCACCAAGTAGTTCACGTTGTACTTCTCCAGCAGGTGCTCGAAGCCCTCCTGATCCTCCGGCTTCACCATCACGCGACTGGCGGCGTCCAGCGAGCGGGGCAGATCAAAGAAGTCGTACGCCTCATTTCCGGACAAACGCAGCAGGAACTGCTTCTCAAAGGCATTGCGAGCAGTGATGTCGTAGATCTTGTAGCTATAAATAAAGATTTGAATAAGTTAAACAATagtttaaaatgaatttcagCACTTTTCTTTAAAAAGCAGATGGCATCTCTGTTTTAATTGTTTCAAGCTGACTAAAAGCCTTTGTGCCAGTTACTGATAAATGGCCAAGTGCCCGTGGAATCACTCACCCATCGTAGTTGTCCACCGCCAAGGCAACGCCGGCCAGTAGGAGTACTGCAGCAAATAGTTTCAACATTTTTCAGACCGCTCCGTTCCGTTTGGGCCCAGGGCTTCTAATGTGGCTCCCACCTACGTATTCTTGCTTATATAGCCAACTGCTAGCTCAGCGTTCATTCACAGCCCACCAACCCACCAGCCACTTTGTCTTGTTATCAGTGAAGAACTCTATCAGAACAGAGTTATCACAGTTATCAGCGGCCAGATGATGGGCGATGTTcgatttcatttgatttgatttgttgttgtgtCTTCACCGAGCAATGGGGCAATTCTAAATAAAAATCTCTCAAAATTTATGGTCAATGACAAGAGGATGACAGGCTGAATCgtattaaaagtttttcactTGACTAACTCATGACTCGGGGATTAAACAATTTGCTGTGTGATGTTAATAGTTGGAAAATTTAGTGAGTCAGTGATTAAAACGCATTTCAAGTAAACAGTTTTGATTGCTTATTGTATTCATCCAAATAattgcatatgtacatatatgtataatatagTTTTTTGTAAAACATTAACTATTGCTTATAATATTATTGAATTATCCATCATCttataaataaaccatttGAAATGTTGTCATCTCAATTTTGAAGGTATCAAATTTGGTTCACTTATAATAACTCTCCTTCATACAAATTAGattcaaatacaaataacttaaCAAAATATGGTCATGTTGAATTTGTCATTCTCCAAAGATATCTTCCATTTTTAGACGGTTTTGACGCTACTCGTAAATTTGGTCTTCTGACTTTACGCAATcaacatttgatttatatgACTTTTTGGCCTTAGACTCCGTCAATTCTTGGAGTGCGCCAGTCGCAGTCTCTATCGCACTTTTTGGTATTTGAATTTGCAAGCGAAACGTGGCTTTATCAGTTTGTTCTGTGCGCTGCACcaagaaaaaagtttttcagtTTAAAACAATGAACGTCTGTATAGTGTttgcaaaaaagcaaaaagcctCGTAcgcaaaaaaaaggggagaaAAAAGAATTTCAAAAACAGACTAACTAAAAACTCGGTTGCCGCGCacacaaaatatatttgaaaatttattgcatttcatGAGTTTTTCCATATTTGTCTGCATTTGTAGGCAGAGTTTTGGTCACAAAACTTTCGGCTGCTGCTTtgaaaaaggaagaaaaaacaacaacgaggAAGTTGCTTACTTAAAACTGACAATGAGCGCATGGAAATGACAAAAAACACTGCGGAAACTGTTGGCTCGTAATTTTGAATGGCCCATTGGAAGCGACAGCCAAAACTCCTCCCTCTAAACCACATTCTGAATATCTGGTGTATATCGTCGAAATATTTGGTTATCATTGAATACTTTCACTTTTGATGGCTAGTCCTTAGAACTTTAAGGCTAACGTTACTTACCAGCTCTCTTCATCTCTTAAATGATAATGACTTCTAGAAAAAACatgctatatacatacatacacttCTCCATTtcaaatcaaaagaaataCACTCTCAttattttatgatatttttaaaaaatgaataaaagcaaacaaagcgaAAAGAGAGAGTATCAAGTAGTCGCCCTGTTGGCAGCGATTCCTGTTCgcattttgtactttttgtGGACTGTATGTGACTGCCCGTAAAAATTCTGTGCGAGTGAGTGTGTGATTGCTCGGCTgtatttgttttcctttgtgcttacttttttgtttttgattaaAACTTTAACTAAAGTCTTCCAGCTGGCTTTTTTACAGCTGGACAAAGCGGCATTGTTTGTCATGCAGCTCATTTCAAgagaaattatgcaaaataatttactATTTGGCCTAGGGATTGATGGTAATCAGCGCATTAAAGCATATTAATTGAAATAGATGGTCGAGAACTGTGGAATTTCGGGCAAATTGCTTGTAAGTAGTTTGGGAATTAAATCCTCTGTCATTTgcattaaaaacttttgctcAGTGGAtctttaattttcattttgcataaattacgATGACTAAGTCTGGCATGAACTTGCGGCTTTTATTGCTCTATTAAGAGGAGTGGGTTGATTTTTGGGGGGAGTGTCGGAAAACCGTTGAGTGTCAAAAACTTGGCCACAAAGGGGTGAGGGCGCCAAGCCAGGGCGAGAAGATTGGGGgtggattttaattaaaattcatcTTCACATTTAATCAAATCATGGCAACCCTTTGGCTGGATGCCACCACATCCACCTCCACATCCACCTCCGCCTGCCACTGACATCGACACTGGCTTCTAATTAAGTGCGAAAAATCGTTAAATGTAAAATCAAATCGTGCAAAAAGTAATTGGAAGAAGAACTTGCTGGGCGGCAGCGCAGACTGAGTAAATTGTTGGCATTGTTCTGCGTTTGGATTAAGGCCACATCAATGGGTTGGGTTTGGGGTTGGGGTTAAGTGGGTGGCGCAGGtgtcaaatatttacaatccATTATGTACTCGTTGCCAGTCGCCGCCAGTCGTTGTGTTGGCCAATTTTCTTAATTGCCAGCCGGAAATCCAAATTGAATACGATTTCCACTTAAATTTAGAACTGCCAAACTGGCCCCGAAGCTTTGCTTTGTTCGAGTGTACTCGCAAAATTTAATCGCTCGTATAAAAGAGCGATTCGCCTTTCAATTGCCAGTTACTTGCCAGTTACTTGCCAGTTACTTCGATCTGACTCAAGATGAAACACATTTTGGCTCTGCTCTGCCTGAtcttgctgctgccgcttATCATGGCGCTTATCATGGCGGAAAATCCACCCATCAGTTTTCCGGCAGTGAATCGAGAAAAAGCGCCAACGGTGGCGCCACAAAATACTGCAAGGGTGGGATCACGAACACTGGAAAGTCTGAAGGGCCTTGGATAAATGGTCAATGAATTAAGGGATTATTAATAATGTGCCACGAATTTCAAACTGTTACCTCAAATAAAGTTTAGATTTATGACAAGCCACTGCCTTTTACTCAGGAATTCATTAAGTTATAGTCTGATGTGTGTTTCTGTAATGAAAATCTTAtatggctgctgttgcatgtcAAACTCTATCGTTAAACCATTTCCTATTTGCGTGATTTAAACTGCTAAACAAACCATTCAAGCTGTATTAAATAGATGTAGTGCAAATGTTAGACTGCCACCTCGAGTGTTATCGAGGAGTTTGTTTTGCATATGACATAGATTGCAGCTCCTGGCACTTTACACTACCTCCATGAATATTCCAAGCGGTTTCTGGAGCTTATGCATATTTACAATGCCAGTGGCACCGCTGGTCCTACGACAACCGGAAAGAAGTTGCTGTATAAATAATCCCATTGAAACCGAACGAATCGGACCGGATTGCATCGATCGTTGACAGTCGGGGCGATATTAATTGCCTCATTTTCTTGttattgcttcttttttttattttttaacccGGCTTACGGCGAATTCACTTTGCCGGAGAGCCTGATTCTCCGAGTTGGTGGCACAAAACGCAATTAGCTCTCTTAAGCTCATTTGAAGGGGccaattttatttggcaaatgttGCCTTAATTAAGCCAAAGCACTTCGGGTAAACCGAACGAAAGCAGACTCCGCAAAATCATTACAAAACAGGTAAGAATGTTGGAAAGTCTTGCGACTATTAGAGTTAACTTGCTACTTGGATTTAAAtgtacgtttttttttatttttaaatttccattaGGAATCAGAAATCATACATGACTTTAACCTAATGGTTTAATGTAAGTAATctaaaatctattttaaagattttctcACTCCTCAAGTGTCGATGGTAGcagctaaataaaaaaacaagtagTTTATATACTACTAGGAATAATTAACTCAtctgcaaaataaaaatgttacaTTTGGAATAATTTGCATGTACGAGGTAGGGGATTAATTTAAGTCCTTAAGCCAGATGAAGAATATGTCTGTTTGGCAGCTATATACTCTACAGGTACCGCgtaaaaaaacagcaaaaagtaaagtaatgaaacacaaaataaaaactgaaatgaaaacaaCCTGCGAGTGGGAAAAAAGCAACCAGAAAAACCAGAACGAGAACAaccaaatgccaaacaaacGGCACACGTCGTTCTTTTCTGACCCCCTCTTATTCCCCCCGATCCCTTTGTCACACTTCCACCTGCAACAAAGCCAAGTAAGTcgtattaaatttaattggatttgaGTGTTTACCAGCGTCCCAAGCCGACGGCAAAGCCACAGGCAGCGAGAGCAGCGGCTAAACCAGCTGGCAAAAATGCGTTccacttttagttttttgtatttgtgcaTTCAAAAAAATActgtttaaacaaatttttaaatattatataaaagcaaatgccttgcttatattttataaaatttctaAAGGGTATTATTCCGCAAAATAGTTAActaaatttatttgccttaaACCAACTATTGGCGAGTTCtcaagaaataaaatatcaaaccATCTTTTAacagtgtgggcgtggcactttagggcggtttgtggatttatttatatttaatcatttttatatttcattaaatgCATATAATATGCCTGCAtttcaaactttttaaatcttttattactattactaCTATTAGTAAAATATCTTAAGCTGTTATTGTTGGCTTATAATATAACATTAATagttacaaatattttcctttgtGTACTTCTGCGTGTGCGAAGTTGCATTGTCGCTGGCTTTATCCCCACATATACACCTGTgtgcgattgtgtgtgtgtgtggggggctGCTGAGTGGCTGCAAAAATTTCATACATTTCGCAGGTAGCAAGCGGCTTAAGCCGGATTTTATAGACATACAGTCGTTCTGGgggaa
This portion of the Drosophila santomea strain STO CAGO 1482 chromosome 3L, Prin_Dsan_1.1, whole genome shotgun sequence genome encodes:
- the LOC120449458 gene encoding carboxypeptidase B, which encodes MLKLFAAVLLLAGVALAVDNYDGYKIYDITARNAFEKQFLLRLSGNEAYDFFDLPRSLDAASRVMVKPEDQEGFEHLLEKYNVNYLVINENFGESLRKEQEENQSQRLMNLRSAGRSVSFKAFHRHAEINAYLDELAAAYPSRVSVQVAGKSYENRDIKTITITNGDGKTGKNVIFLDAGIHAREWIAHAGALYVIHQLAENFAVNSDLLKNFDWVILPVVNPDGYEYSHTTTRMWRKTRKPISSACYGTDANRNFDFHWGEVGASSYSCSDTFKGETAFSEPETQLIRDLLLSLTGRGKFYLTLHSYGNYLLYPWGWTSALPSSWRDNDEVAQAGADAINSATGTKYTVGSSTNVLYAAAGGSDDYAFGVANFPVSITMELPAGGTGFNPSTSQIEGFVSETWVGIKAMAQKVAEKY